One window of Cupriavidus oxalaticus genomic DNA carries:
- a CDS encoding VTT domain-containing protein, whose amino-acid sequence MSPPNPPGTATQPPPDTSHALQEPPPFKLEPGRNCWCVEPCRRFAMLVDGDAYFRALREALPRAEHTIFILGWDIDSRMELVPEGAQDGLPDGLRDFLCALADRRPELRIYILSWDYAMVMAMEREWLPSASAHWQAHRHLSFRLDGNHPPGASHHQKVVVIDSKVAFVGGLDLTLRRWDDNSHAPGAPLRVAEGKPYPPFHDVHCALDGQAAAALAMLCAARWLRATGRRPRPPAATSSDPWPPSLAPELTDVRVGIARTMPVCEDEPGVSEIRMLMRDAIASARHSIYMENQYFSSGEIAKALAGRLGREDGPDIVLVSRRNESGWLEAHSMGVLRARLYRRLRAADSWDRFHLYCPTIPGLLPECVNIHSKVTVIDDDFLTIGSSNLSNRSLGLDTECNVVVTSGGDPRVREAIAAMRARLLGEHLDVTPEAFQAKVAETRSLLAAIRALQQKDGRTLEDYAPPLPDDLDAASPADHLLDPIEPIDSDQVLAEFVSHEARPRVMGRVGVMVALALVLAGLAFAWRYTPLREWADFRALLAVVERLDDMPMAPLAMMGIYVAGAVTMLPVTLLILVTVVVFGPLYGAALALGGTMLSTGAGYLAGRLLGRNTVRRFGGRRLNRVSHQLGRHGVLAMVVLRLVPIAPFSLVNLVVGASRIGLRDCLVGTALGMLPGIVISAFLVDRVAAAARNPGLATFALLALVLLLPASLLLVLRRRRRRNAERNKAERHRPVNQQDSQPGNQQNSQQDGDQDSQHDDQHRGPGGPGRRMARVAHAAGERT is encoded by the coding sequence ATGTCGCCACCGAATCCGCCTGGCACGGCCACGCAGCCACCGCCGGACACTTCGCATGCATTGCAGGAACCACCCCCGTTCAAGCTGGAACCGGGACGCAACTGCTGGTGCGTCGAACCTTGCCGGCGCTTTGCCATGCTCGTCGACGGGGATGCCTATTTCCGCGCGCTGCGCGAAGCGTTGCCGCGCGCCGAGCACACCATCTTCATCCTCGGCTGGGACATCGACAGCCGCATGGAACTCGTGCCCGAAGGCGCGCAGGACGGCCTGCCCGACGGGCTGCGCGACTTCCTCTGCGCGCTGGCCGACCGCCGTCCCGAACTGCGCATCTACATCCTGAGCTGGGACTACGCCATGGTGATGGCGATGGAGCGCGAATGGCTGCCGTCGGCCAGCGCGCACTGGCAGGCGCACCGGCACCTGTCGTTCCGCCTCGACGGCAACCATCCCCCGGGCGCGTCGCACCACCAGAAGGTAGTGGTGATCGACAGCAAGGTCGCCTTCGTCGGCGGGCTGGACCTGACGCTGCGCCGCTGGGACGACAACAGCCACGCGCCAGGCGCGCCGCTGCGCGTTGCCGAAGGCAAGCCCTATCCGCCCTTCCACGACGTCCATTGCGCGCTCGATGGCCAGGCCGCCGCCGCGCTCGCCATGCTGTGCGCGGCGCGCTGGCTGCGCGCGACGGGCCGCAGGCCGCGCCCGCCGGCGGCAACCTCCTCGGACCCCTGGCCGCCCAGCCTGGCGCCGGAACTGACCGATGTGCGCGTCGGCATCGCCCGCACCATGCCGGTGTGCGAGGACGAGCCAGGCGTGAGCGAGATCCGCATGCTGATGCGCGATGCCATCGCCTCGGCCCGGCACAGCATCTACATGGAGAACCAGTACTTCAGCTCTGGCGAGATCGCCAAGGCGCTGGCCGGACGGCTGGGGCGCGAGGACGGCCCGGATATCGTGCTGGTGTCGCGGCGCAACGAAAGCGGCTGGCTGGAGGCGCACAGCATGGGCGTGCTGCGCGCGCGCCTGTACCGGCGCCTGCGCGCGGCGGACAGCTGGGACCGCTTCCACCTGTACTGCCCGACGATCCCCGGGCTGCTGCCGGAATGCGTCAACATCCACAGCAAGGTCACGGTGATCGACGATGATTTCCTGACCATCGGCTCGTCCAACCTCAGCAACCGTTCGCTGGGACTGGACACCGAGTGCAATGTGGTGGTGACCTCGGGCGGCGACCCGCGCGTGCGCGAGGCCATCGCGGCGATGCGGGCGCGGCTGCTGGGCGAGCACCTGGACGTCACGCCCGAGGCATTCCAGGCCAAGGTGGCCGAAACGCGCAGCCTGCTGGCGGCCATCCGCGCGCTGCAGCAAAAAGATGGCCGCACGCTCGAGGACTATGCGCCGCCGCTGCCGGACGACCTCGATGCCGCGTCGCCGGCCGACCACCTGCTCGACCCGATCGAGCCCATCGACAGCGACCAGGTGCTGGCGGAGTTCGTCAGCCACGAAGCGCGCCCGCGCGTGATGGGCCGGGTCGGCGTGATGGTGGCGCTGGCGCTGGTGCTGGCGGGACTCGCCTTCGCCTGGCGCTATACGCCGCTGCGCGAATGGGCGGATTTCCGCGCGCTGCTGGCCGTGGTCGAGCGCCTGGACGATATGCCCATGGCGCCGCTGGCGATGATGGGGATATACGTCGCCGGTGCCGTGACCATGCTGCCGGTGACGCTGCTGATCCTCGTGACCGTGGTGGTGTTCGGGCCGCTCTACGGCGCCGCGCTGGCGCTGGGCGGCACCATGCTGAGCACCGGCGCGGGCTACCTGGCGGGCCGCCTGCTCGGCCGCAATACCGTGCGGCGCTTCGGCGGCCGGCGGCTGAACCGGGTCAGCCACCAGTTGGGCAGGCATGGCGTGCTGGCGATGGTGGTGCTGCGGCTGGTGCCGATCGCACCGTTCTCGCTGGTCAACCTGGTGGTCGGCGCCTCGCGCATCGGCCTGCGCGACTGCCTGGTGGGCACGGCGCTGGGGATGCTGCCGGGCATCGTGATCTCGGCCTTCCTGGTCGACCGCGTTGCCGCCGCGGCGCGCAACCCGGGGCTGGCGACTTTTGCCCTGCTGGCGCTGGTGCTGTTGCTGCCGGCATCGCTGCTGCTGGTGCTGCGGCGCCGGCGGCGGCGCAATGCCGAACGCAACAAGGCGGAACGGCACCGGCCAGTGAATCAGCAGGACAGCCAACCGGGCAACCAGCAGAACAGCCAGCAGGACGGCGATCAGGACAGCCAGCATGACGACCAGCATCGCGGGCCAGGCGGTCCCGGGCGCCGGATGGCGCGCGTCGCCCACGCCGCGGGTGAGCGCACCTGA
- a CDS encoding DUF2188 domain-containing protein → MTSRSIHVLPAATDNDNAARDGEWALTIEGMDGMDGMGADEEATALHFPTQEAAIAAGWMRARQEGVSLCIHGRDGLVRERKIYCRDPRAISRLGH, encoded by the coding sequence ATGACGTCACGCAGCATCCACGTGCTTCCTGCCGCAACCGACAATGACAATGCCGCCCGCGACGGCGAATGGGCCCTGACCATTGAAGGCATGGATGGCATGGATGGCATGGGCGCTGACGAGGAAGCCACGGCGCTGCATTTTCCGACCCAGGAAGCCGCCATCGCCGCGGGCTGGATGCGGGCGCGCCAGGAGGGCGTGTCGCTGTGCATCCATGGGCGCGACGGCCTGGTGCGCGAGCGCAAGATCTACTGCCGCGACCCCAGGGCCATCTCCCGCCTGGGGCATTGA
- a CDS encoding entericidin A/B family lipoprotein, protein MRKLFALFALAGVMLVTGCNTMAGAGKDIERGGEKVQGAAESTKQKM, encoded by the coding sequence ATGAGAAAGCTGTTCGCACTGTTTGCCCTCGCTGGCGTGATGCTGGTTACGGGCTGCAACACCATGGCCGGTGCAGGCAAGGATATCGAACGCGGCGGCGAGAAGGTGCAAGGCGCGGCGGAAAGCACCAAGCAGAAAATGTAA
- a CDS encoding AraC family transcriptional regulator: MDALSDLLRAVQLSGAVFLNGEFKSPWCLVSEADAELRAAFLPGTDRVVSYHLITEGVCWARLVGSTGPGVRVESGELLVVPQGEPHVLGSDLHLQPVQSAPLVADMLRNSPGEVMRVSYGGGGETTRMVCGFLGFDDTMGNPLLTSLPRLFKVGLDNGIESAWLATALAFATSEAAEPRAGTATVLAKLSELLFVQAVRRCIDTLPDNESGWLAALRDRYVGRALSRMHARPAYPWTVDELAGNVGLSRSALAQRFTDLLGQPPMQYLAHWRLRTAAAELRSGNRSIGEIAGAVGYDSEAAFSRAFKREFGLPPASWRRSRTDEERVAVTAAH; this comes from the coding sequence ATGGATGCCTTGTCCGACCTGCTGCGCGCCGTGCAACTGAGCGGCGCGGTCTTCCTCAACGGCGAATTCAAGTCGCCGTGGTGCCTGGTGTCTGAAGCGGATGCTGAATTGCGCGCCGCCTTCCTGCCCGGCACCGATCGCGTCGTCTCCTACCACCTGATTACCGAAGGCGTCTGCTGGGCCCGTCTGGTCGGAAGCACGGGGCCGGGCGTGCGCGTCGAGAGCGGCGAACTGCTGGTGGTGCCGCAGGGCGAGCCGCACGTGCTGGGCAGCGACCTGCACCTGCAGCCGGTGCAGTCCGCGCCGCTGGTCGCGGACATGCTGCGCAACAGCCCGGGCGAAGTCATGCGCGTGTCGTACGGCGGCGGTGGCGAGACCACGCGCATGGTGTGCGGCTTCCTCGGATTCGACGACACCATGGGCAACCCGCTGCTGACCTCGCTGCCGCGCCTGTTCAAAGTGGGGCTCGACAACGGCATCGAATCGGCATGGCTTGCCACCGCGCTGGCCTTCGCCACCTCGGAAGCCGCCGAGCCGCGAGCGGGCACCGCCACGGTGCTGGCCAAGCTGTCGGAACTGCTGTTCGTGCAAGCGGTACGGCGCTGCATCGACACGCTACCGGACAACGAAAGCGGCTGGCTCGCCGCGCTGCGCGACCGCTACGTGGGGCGTGCGCTGTCGCGCATGCATGCGCGCCCGGCCTACCCGTGGACAGTGGACGAACTGGCCGGCAACGTCGGCCTGTCTCGCTCGGCGCTGGCGCAGCGCTTTACCGACCTGCTCGGACAGCCGCCGATGCAGTACCTGGCGCACTGGCGCCTGCGCACCGCAGCGGCGGAACTGCGCAGCGGCAACCGCTCGATCGGCGAGATCGCCGGCGCGGTCGGCTATGACTCCGAGGCGGCTTTCAGCCGCGCCTTCAAGCGCGAGTTCGGCCTGCCGCCGGCAAGCTGGCGCCGCAGCCGCACCGACGAAGAACGCGTGGCGGTCACGGCCGCGCACTAG
- a CDS encoding acyl-CoA dehydrogenase family protein produces the protein METVTAPDASAGAQADWLALAAALGRTFDTRAPEIDASGQFVSANYDDLRAHRFFAAAVPQELGGAGLSHQELGSVLRELGKYCGSTALAFAMHTHPVATAAWRWRNQKAPVEGLLKRVAGEQMVLLGSGGSDWLQGSGKATRVDGGFRVDGRKIFASGAPVADLFMTCAVYDDPESGPTVLHFALPMKTPGVSVMSNWHTLGMRGTGSHDVMLEGVLVPDTAIAARRPQGVWHPMMHTVSMIALPLIYAVYVGIAEAARDIALQLARQRRLNAHAVEAAGRLCNEAEAARMALDTMFDAAAGQAPGAVTTNRIMCGRTLAARAVLATVEAAMDLAGGAGFYRDAGLERRFRDAQGARFHPLQAGAQQEYAGRMALGLDIDAPPGEVRQAAQ, from the coding sequence ATGGAAACAGTTACCGCCCCCGATGCCAGCGCAGGTGCGCAGGCCGACTGGCTCGCACTTGCCGCGGCGCTGGGCCGCACCTTCGACACCCGCGCCCCCGAGATCGACGCGAGCGGGCAGTTCGTCAGCGCGAACTACGACGACCTGCGCGCGCACCGGTTCTTTGCCGCCGCCGTGCCGCAGGAACTGGGCGGTGCCGGCCTGTCGCACCAGGAGCTGGGCAGCGTGCTGCGCGAGCTGGGCAAGTACTGCGGATCGACCGCGCTGGCTTTTGCCATGCACACGCACCCGGTAGCCACCGCGGCATGGCGCTGGCGCAACCAGAAGGCGCCGGTGGAAGGACTGCTCAAGCGCGTGGCGGGCGAGCAGATGGTGCTGCTGGGCAGCGGTGGCTCGGACTGGCTGCAGGGCAGCGGCAAGGCCACGCGCGTCGATGGCGGCTTCCGCGTGGACGGGCGCAAGATCTTCGCCAGCGGCGCGCCGGTAGCTGACCTGTTCATGACCTGCGCGGTGTATGACGATCCCGAATCCGGCCCAACCGTGCTGCATTTCGCATTGCCCATGAAGACCCCCGGTGTGAGCGTGATGTCGAACTGGCACACGCTCGGCATGCGCGGCACCGGCTCGCACGATGTGATGCTCGAAGGCGTGCTGGTGCCCGACACCGCCATCGCCGCGCGCCGCCCGCAAGGTGTTTGGCATCCGATGATGCATACGGTCTCGATGATCGCGTTGCCGCTGATCTATGCGGTCTACGTCGGCATTGCCGAGGCAGCGCGCGACATTGCGCTGCAACTGGCGCGGCAGCGGCGCCTGAACGCGCATGCGGTGGAAGCGGCCGGCCGCCTTTGCAACGAAGCGGAAGCCGCGCGCATGGCGCTGGATACGATGTTCGACGCCGCGGCGGGCCAGGCGCCGGGTGCGGTGACCACCAACCGCATCATGTGCGGGCGTACGCTGGCGGCGCGCGCGGTGCTGGCGACAGTGGAAGCGGCCATGGACCTGGCCGGCGGTGCCGGCTTCTATCGCGACGCCGGGCTGGAGCGCCGCTTCCGCGATGCGCAGGGCGCGCGCTTCCATCCGTTGCAGGCCGGTGCCCAGCAGGAGTATGCGGGGCGCATGGCGCTGGGCCTGGATATCGATGCGCCTCCCGGCGAGGTGCGGCAGGCCGCGCAATGA
- a CDS encoding flavin reductase family protein, which translates to MMPAPAPLPFATEACNDSGCDDLGGASGGMGHDVRARRALRDALGQFATGVTVVTAADAQGLPVGVTINAFTSVSLAPPLLLWCLARASGSLPALRAAPCHAINVLGSGQLALCRRFADRDVDRFAGVDCRPGPCGTVLLAGALATFICRHRSVRSLGDHVVFVVEVVAYGTAPGAPLVFHGGGFGEGVARIDAGAA; encoded by the coding sequence ATGATGCCCGCACCAGCCCCGCTGCCGTTTGCCACCGAGGCCTGCAACGACAGCGGCTGCGATGACCTGGGCGGGGCCTCCGGCGGCATGGGCCACGACGTCCGGGCACGGCGCGCGCTGCGCGACGCGCTCGGGCAGTTCGCCACCGGCGTGACGGTGGTGACCGCCGCGGATGCGCAGGGCCTGCCGGTGGGCGTGACGATCAACGCCTTCACTTCCGTATCGCTCGCGCCGCCGCTGCTGCTGTGGTGCCTGGCGCGCGCTTCCGGCAGCCTGCCGGCGCTGCGCGCCGCGCCCTGCCATGCGATCAACGTGCTCGGCAGCGGGCAACTGGCCTTGTGCCGGCGCTTTGCGGACCGTGATGTCGACCGCTTTGCCGGCGTCGACTGCCGCCCCGGGCCGTGCGGCACGGTACTGCTCGCCGGCGCGCTGGCGACGTTCATCTGCCGGCACCGCTCGGTACGCTCGCTCGGCGACCACGTGGTGTTCGTGGTCGAGGTGGTGGCCTATGGCACAGCGCCAGGTGCGCCGCTGGTGTTCCATGGCGGCGGTTTCGGCGAAGGGGTGGCGCGCATCGACGCCGGCGCGGCCTAG
- a CDS encoding DMT family transporter, producing MPSANTILLTTLAMLAFAGNSLLCRVALEGTTIDAASFTLARVAAAAAVLWVIVVVQHRVLRADTAARFPPLAGNWVSALALFCYAAAFSFAYLRLGAGTGALLLFAAVQATMTGYGLAAGEPLRMQQWIGLALALAGLVWLLLPGLATPPLLSSLQMILAGVAWGIYSLHGRRNADPVTTTAGNFLRAVPLALALSAVMQAQRSLDRAGLVYALLSGAVTSGLGYVVWYAVVPRLRAATAATVQLSVPVIAAAGGIVLLGERLTLRLAVSAVAVLGGIALVIAGKARGARVLR from the coding sequence ATGCCGAGTGCGAACACCATCCTGCTGACCACCCTGGCCATGCTGGCCTTCGCCGGCAATTCCCTGCTATGCCGGGTGGCGCTGGAAGGCACCACCATCGACGCGGCCAGCTTTACGCTGGCGCGCGTCGCCGCAGCGGCGGCGGTGCTGTGGGTCATCGTGGTGGTGCAGCACCGCGTGCTGCGAGCGGACACGGCAGCAAGGTTTCCGCCGCTGGCCGGCAACTGGGTCTCGGCGCTGGCGCTGTTCTGCTACGCCGCGGCGTTTTCGTTTGCCTACCTGCGCCTGGGCGCCGGCACCGGCGCGCTGCTGCTGTTCGCTGCCGTGCAGGCCACCATGACGGGCTACGGGCTGGCGGCCGGCGAGCCGCTGCGCATGCAGCAATGGATCGGCCTGGCGCTCGCGCTTGCCGGGCTGGTATGGCTGCTGCTGCCGGGACTGGCCACGCCGCCGCTGTTGTCGTCGCTGCAGATGATCCTGGCTGGCGTCGCGTGGGGCATCTATTCGCTGCACGGCAGGCGCAATGCCGATCCGGTAACGACCACGGCCGGCAATTTCCTGCGCGCGGTACCGCTGGCGCTGGCGCTGTCCGCGGTGATGCAGGCGCAGCGTTCGCTGGATCGTGCGGGCCTGGTGTACGCGCTGCTGTCCGGCGCAGTGACGTCCGGGCTTGGCTACGTGGTCTGGTATGCGGTGGTGCCGCGCCTGCGCGCGGCCACCGCCGCGACGGTGCAGCTGAGCGTGCCGGTCATCGCCGCGGCGGGCGGCATCGTGCTGCTGGGTGAAAGGCTGACGCTGCGGCTCGCCGTCAGCGCGGTAGCCGTGCTCGGCGGCATTGCGCTGGTGATCGCCGGCAAGGCCCGCGGAGCACGGGTGCTGCGCTAG
- a CDS encoding 2-hydroxy-3-oxopropionate reductase: MSKIGFIGLGVMGKPMAQHIVDGGHTVFAHTRSGVPQDLLDAGVQACSSAEELARQSDTIILMLPDTPDVEQVLFGKEGVADGLAETAGGVTVIDMSSISPIATREFARCIEALGVDYVDAPVSGGEVGAKAGTLSIMAGGKQEVFDRVLPLLQLMGKNIVRVGEVGAGQVAKVANQVIVALTIEAVGEALVLAARAGADPARVREALMGGFASSRILEVHGERMIKRTFDPGFRIALHQKDLELALSTARQLGVGLPNTASCQQLFNVCGGLGGSGWDHSALVRAIEHLSSFAIGDTPPAA, encoded by the coding sequence ATGAGCAAGATCGGCTTTATCGGGCTTGGCGTGATGGGCAAGCCCATGGCGCAGCACATCGTCGACGGCGGGCATACCGTGTTCGCCCATACCCGCAGCGGCGTGCCGCAGGACCTGCTGGATGCTGGCGTGCAGGCCTGCAGCAGCGCCGAGGAGCTGGCGCGGCAATCGGACACCATCATCCTGATGCTGCCCGACACGCCGGATGTGGAGCAGGTGCTGTTCGGCAAGGAAGGCGTGGCCGACGGCCTTGCCGAGACCGCGGGCGGCGTCACGGTGATCGACATGAGCTCGATCTCGCCGATCGCCACGCGCGAGTTCGCGCGCTGCATCGAGGCGCTGGGCGTTGACTATGTCGATGCGCCGGTGTCCGGCGGCGAGGTCGGCGCCAAGGCCGGCACGCTGTCGATCATGGCCGGCGGCAAGCAGGAAGTGTTCGACCGCGTGCTGCCGCTGCTGCAGCTGATGGGCAAGAACATCGTGCGCGTAGGCGAAGTCGGCGCGGGCCAGGTGGCCAAGGTGGCCAACCAGGTGATCGTGGCCCTGACCATCGAGGCCGTCGGCGAGGCGCTGGTGCTGGCCGCGCGCGCCGGCGCCGATCCCGCGCGCGTGCGCGAGGCACTGATGGGTGGCTTTGCCAGTTCGCGCATCCTCGAGGTCCATGGCGAACGCATGATCAAGCGGACCTTCGACCCGGGCTTCCGCATCGCCTTGCACCAGAAGGACCTGGAACTGGCGCTGTCCACCGCACGCCAGCTGGGCGTGGGACTGCCGAACACTGCCTCGTGCCAGCAGCTGTTCAATGTCTGCGGCGGCCTGGGCGGTAGCGGCTGGGACCATTCCGCGCTAGTGCGGGCGATCGAGCACCTGTCGTCGTTCGCCATCGGCGACACGCCGCCCGCGGCCTAA
- a CDS encoding aspartate/glutamate racemase family protein has product MRIALLNPNSSQHITDRMLAEARRATGDACEIFGLTNAAGPAVIRSRVDNAAAIDGLLKMARTLDANVEAVILGVSMDTALHALRQMLEVPVVGTTEAALATASMMGGRIGLLTVGRALTPLYGELAASYGYAGRVAGIRGIETAAPYGAGLAQEVGAMMRDAITSLSRDDGADVVVTVAAALCGYVPAVAAQADVPLLDGIACAAVQAEALAKLRPRKATYGSFAAPGH; this is encoded by the coding sequence ATGCGTATCGCCCTCCTGAATCCCAATTCCAGCCAGCACATCACCGACCGCATGCTTGCAGAAGCCAGGCGGGCCACCGGCGACGCGTGCGAGATTTTCGGCCTGACCAACGCCGCAGGTCCCGCGGTTATCCGGTCGCGCGTGGACAATGCCGCTGCAATCGATGGCTTGCTGAAAATGGCCCGGACGCTGGATGCCAATGTCGAGGCCGTGATTCTGGGGGTTTCGATGGACACTGCCCTTCATGCATTGCGGCAGATGCTTGAGGTCCCTGTTGTCGGAACGACCGAAGCGGCCCTGGCAACGGCAAGCATGATGGGCGGCAGGATCGGACTGTTGACCGTCGGCCGCGCCTTGACGCCGTTGTACGGAGAACTTGCGGCCTCATACGGCTATGCCGGGCGCGTGGCCGGTATCCGCGGCATCGAAACGGCAGCGCCATACGGCGCCGGACTTGCGCAAGAAGTCGGCGCAATGATGCGCGATGCCATCACTTCGCTCAGCCGGGACGACGGCGCGGACGTGGTCGTCACCGTGGCTGCCGCATTGTGCGGCTATGTCCCGGCGGTTGCCGCGCAGGCAGACGTGCCGCTCCTGGACGGCATCGCTTGTGCCGCCGTGCAGGCAGAGGCGCTCGCAAAATTAAGGCCACGCAAGGCCACCTACGGCAGTTTTGCCGCGCCCGGCCACTGA
- a CDS encoding GntR family transcriptional regulator gives MPKEDARGLDSPAPVLPKLERQRLHDMVVAHLRTFIVEGVLEPGRKLNERELCETLGISRTPLREALKVLAAEGLIDISPNRGATVSRLSTDEILDTFELMSGLEALSGELACARITAVELAEIKALHYAMLACRANEDLPGYYNLNHQIHDRINLAARNMALRQTYLSVNRKLQALRFRSNYQKPKWDSAIHDHEEMLVALEARDGKRLAAILRQHLLDKRDAVLLIQAGAASGMPQA, from the coding sequence ATGCCAAAAGAAGACGCCCGCGGCCTGGATTCGCCAGCCCCGGTCCTGCCCAAGCTCGAACGCCAGCGCCTTCATGACATGGTGGTGGCGCACCTGCGGACATTTATCGTCGAGGGGGTGCTGGAGCCAGGCCGCAAGCTCAATGAACGGGAATTGTGCGAGACCCTCGGCATCTCGCGCACGCCGCTCAGAGAGGCACTGAAGGTGCTCGCCGCCGAAGGGCTGATCGATATCTCTCCCAATCGCGGCGCGACCGTATCCCGGCTGTCGACGGACGAAATACTGGATACCTTCGAGCTGATGAGCGGGTTGGAAGCCTTGTCGGGCGAACTGGCCTGCGCGCGCATCACCGCTGTCGAACTGGCGGAAATCAAGGCGCTTCACTACGCGATGCTGGCGTGCAGGGCAAACGAAGACCTGCCCGGCTACTACAACCTGAATCACCAGATCCACGACCGCATCAACCTTGCGGCACGCAATATGGCACTGCGCCAGACCTATCTGTCAGTGAACCGGAAGCTGCAGGCACTGCGCTTCCGTTCAAACTACCAGAAGCCGAAATGGGACAGCGCCATCCATGACCACGAAGAGATGCTGGTGGCCCTGGAAGCCCGCGATGGCAAGCGGCTTGCCGCAATCCTGCGCCAGCACCTGCTAGACAAGCGCGATGCCGTGCTGCTGATCCAGGCGGGCGCGGCCAGCGGCATGCCGCAGGCCTAG
- a CDS encoding pyridoxal-phosphate-dependent aminotransferase family protein: MLNLNFHPAGRHFLQIPGPSPVPDRILRAISYPTIDHRGPEFGALGLKVLDGIKKIFKTEHPVVIYPASGTGAWEAALSNTLSPGDTVLMFETGHFATLWKKMAENLGIRPEFLGLPGVEGWRHGVQADMIEARLRADSAHAIKAVCVVHNETSTGVTSDIAAVRRAIDAAGHPALLLVDTISGLASADYRHDEWGVDVTVSGSQKGLMLPPGISFNAVSPKAIEASRTARLPRSFWGWDEIIEMNRTGYWPYTPSTNLLYGLSEALDMILEEGLDNVFARHQRLGEACRRAVKAWGLQIQCADPAVYSPVLTGVMMPDGIDADVVRRNIYERFNMSLGAGLGKVKGRMFRIGHLGDCNDLTLMATLAGCEMGLKISGVPVVASGTAAAMDYLAAHTTPLSLQAAA; the protein is encoded by the coding sequence ATGCTCAATCTCAACTTCCATCCCGCTGGCCGCCACTTCCTGCAGATCCCTGGGCCGAGCCCGGTGCCCGATCGCATCCTGCGCGCCATCAGCTACCCGACCATCGATCATCGTGGGCCGGAATTCGGCGCGCTAGGCCTGAAGGTGCTGGATGGCATCAAGAAGATCTTCAAGACCGAACATCCGGTGGTGATCTATCCGGCTTCGGGCACCGGGGCCTGGGAAGCGGCGTTGTCTAACACCCTGAGCCCCGGCGACACCGTGTTGATGTTCGAGACCGGCCATTTCGCCACGCTGTGGAAGAAGATGGCCGAGAACCTCGGCATCCGGCCCGAGTTCCTTGGCTTGCCAGGCGTGGAGGGCTGGCGCCATGGGGTGCAGGCCGACATGATCGAAGCCCGGCTGCGCGCCGATAGCGCGCATGCGATCAAGGCCGTGTGCGTGGTGCACAACGAAACCTCGACCGGCGTGACGTCGGATATCGCCGCCGTGCGCCGCGCCATCGACGCTGCCGGACATCCCGCGCTGCTGCTGGTCGACACCATCTCGGGGCTCGCGTCGGCCGACTACCGCCATGACGAGTGGGGCGTGGACGTGACCGTATCGGGCTCGCAGAAGGGCCTGATGCTGCCGCCGGGCATCAGCTTCAATGCGGTGTCGCCCAAGGCCATCGAAGCGTCTCGCACGGCCCGGCTGCCGCGCAGCTTCTGGGGCTGGGACGAGATCATCGAGATGAACCGCACCGGCTACTGGCCCTATACGCCCAGCACGAACCTGCTCTATGGCCTGTCCGAAGCCCTCGACATGATCCTGGAAGAGGGGCTGGACAACGTCTTTGCCCGCCATCAGCGCCTGGGCGAAGCCTGCCGCCGCGCAGTCAAGGCTTGGGGCCTGCAGATCCAGTGCGCGGACCCCGCCGTCTACAGCCCGGTGCTGACCGGCGTGATGATGCCCGACGGCATCGATGCCGACGTGGTGCGCAGGAACATCTACGAGCGCTTCAACATGTCGCTCGGCGCCGGCCTGGGCAAGGTCAAGGGCCGCATGTTCCGCATCGGCCATCTGGGCGACTGCAACGACCTGACGCTGATGGCGACACTGGCCGGCTGCGAAATGGGCCTGAAGATCTCTGGTGTGCCGGTTGTCGCTAGCGGCACGGCTGCCGCCATGGACTATCTCGCCGCGCACACCACGCCGCTGTCGCTCCAGGCTGCTGCCTGA